The genomic stretch CGGCAAGGACGCCATCACGGCGGCGAAGATCGAGGCGTAGATCACCGAACTTGCCATCGACCCCGACTGGTCGACGCACAGCACCACCTCATCCAGATCGACCAGCCTGCGCTGCTTGCGCATGAAGCCGACCAGCTTTTCCGGCACGATCGTCTTGTGCTCGGCCTGGTAGTGGCGAAGGTTGGCCGTGATGGTGCGCGGCCAGTCGATGTCGCGCTGGCGCGGGCGGTTGGTGCGCTGCGACCGGTCGAGCGCGCCACGGATCGCCTCGGCGGTCTTCTGCTCCAGCCGCTGCATCAGCTTGGCGACGATATCGGCGATGATGTTGCGTGCGATATCCTTGGTCTTGGCCGGCATGACCGAGCGCAGCGAGATCAGGTCGGCGACGAGATTGACGTCGGCCTCGATCGCCTTGAGGAATTCCGGCTCCATCAGCATCTGCTTCAGATTGAGCCGCTCGAAGGCATCCTTCTGGACGATCTGCACGACCTGCGCGGGAAAGAACGACCTGATATCGCCCATCCACTGCGCCACTTTCGGCGCCGAGCGGCCGAGCCCGCCGCGCCGCTTGCGCGGATCGGCCGCCGCATCGCCGGCCCCATCGCCGTAGAGTGCATCTAGCGCCGCCGACAGCCGCTTGTCATTGTCGGACAACGCCGACGAAGATTCGTCATCCGCGCCGATCGCCAGGCGCCAGCGACGCTCCCGGTCGTCGCCGGCTGGCGCCGTTTCGCCGATATCGACGTCGTCATCCATTGCCGTTCCCACCCATCAGCAACGGTCCAAGCCGCTCAAGATGCCGGCGCCAGGCCTCATCGCCATTTGGCGTCGGCGTCAGCCCGGCAGGCAGGCGCCTGACACGGCCAAGTACGGCTTCGATCAGCCGCCGCCGCTCCATCGAATCCAGATGCGAAAACACCCGGCGCAGCAGCGGCAGATGCGCGATGAAGGCGTCCTCGTCGAGGGATTTGAGCCAGGCATCGACCGCGCCGCGCAGGCTTTCATCATAGATCAGCCTTTGACCGGCGGCGCTGAAGAAACCCTCGAAGAACCCAGCCGCTTCGGCGACTGGCGTGCCCGGCGACAGGCGCCGCTCGATCAGGCCCGCAGCGGCTTCGGCGGACAGGTGCCCGGCTTCGTAAAGCAGATGCGCGGCACAGCCCGCCACGAGTGCGGTCGATCGCGATCCGTCCAGCACCGCCGCCAATCCGTTGCGCCAGGCGTCCAGAACGTCCTGTTCCGGCTCGACCAGCTTTATCGCCTCATCCGCCTTGCGCATCGCGCCGACCAGCGCCGATGAGGCCTGGTTATCGAGGTCGCGCGCGGCGTAGGGCAGCGCGATGCCGCCTTCGATGATCAACCGCTCCAGCAGGCCGGACAGCCGGGCCGTTTCCGTCTTCCGAGCTTCGCCATAGCGGATGATGTCGGCGAGCGGCGGCACGGACGCCAGGATTTCCAGGCATTCGCTGCTGCGCGCCGCGCGTTCCTCCAGTGCCGCCAGGCCGGCCGTCGAGGCCTCCGACAAATTGGCCGTGATGGCGCCCTGGACCAGTGCCGCCAATGCGTCGAGCGATGTCGACGCGCCGATCATCTGGATCAGCCTGCCGTTGGCGGCCTTTTCGATGGTCGGCCCATGGACCAGGTTCTCGACCAGACGAACGGCATATTCCGGCTCCCATGAAAGGGTCCAGCGCTCACGAAACGTGCCGCGGCTGCGGCCGCTGTCGGTGAGCTTACCCCATTGCACGCCAAGCACGTTCAAGCGGTGCAGCAAAGTCGACCGGAACAGCCCGCTGTCGCTGCGCAGGTCGACCGACAATTCGCGCTCCAGCGCCTCGGGCTTCAGCCGCGCCGCCTTCTGGTTGCGTTGCAGATCCTCGATCAGCGGCGCCAGTGGAGTGTCGGGCGGAATTTCACCGACATCGGCGCCCAGCAGCAGTTCGGCTTCGACGAGTGCCCACAGCACCGCTTCGCCGTTGAACAAAGCGGCGATCGCGGCATCGCGCAATTCCTCGAAGCCGGGCTTTGGCCGCTCGCGGATCGCGGCCAGCGCGCGGGCCAGCCTTTCGGCCTCGATCAGCGAGGCGGTCGAGACCATGTGCCCCTTGGCCCGCAGCACCGCCGCGATCATGGCGAGCCACAGGGTCGCGGCGTCGTGCCGGCCCCGCGTGCGCCACAGATGTTTGCACCAGCCCGGTGCCACGACACCGGCGCCATAACCAAAACCGAGCGCCAGGCGCGGGCCGGTCCATGGCGCCCAGGTCATCGTGGCCTTGCGCCGGGCAAGCCCTTTCAGGATGGCCTGGTCCTCTTTGAGCGGACGTGTCGCCTGCAGTGCCGGCACATGGAAGGCGCCACAGACGACGGCGATCGGTCCGTCGAATTCCTTACGTGCGGCCGCGATTTCAAGCCGCATATGCGCTTCGCGCTTTGCCTCGAATTCTGCAAGCGGACCTTCGCCCTCGCGCAGCGTCGTCATTGCGTCAGCTATTGCCGCGAAGATCGGGCCGGGCTCAGGGTTTTGCTCGATGATGTCGGCCCACCAGCTCTCGCCATCCTCATAGCCGGCGGCCTGCGCCAGCGTGCCGATCGGGTCGCGCAGATGCGGCGCCGTCTCAGCCTCGACAGGGACTTCCGTTCCATCGGCTTTTTCCGCGGCCTCAACCGACGCTACCCGCGCCGAAGACGGCAGGTCGATGAAGCGCACTGCCGCCTTGTTGGCGACGGCCCAGAGCGTGGCCTGATACTCCGGCGAGAACTCGGCAAAGGGCCAGAAGCTGGTCGAGGCCGGATCGTCCTCAGGATAGCACAGCAGTGCCACAGGCGGCTGCATTTCGGGACGGGCGAGCAATGGCAGCAGCGCCGACGCGTCGGCCGGTCCCTCGATCAGCACAGCGACCGGTTTCAACTCCTGCAAGGCCTGCATCAGGCTGTCGGCGGAGCCGGGCCCGTGATGGCGTATGCCGAAATAGGAAACGTCGCTAAGCGCCATGGCGTCAGATCGCGGCGTTCAAGGCAGCGTAATAGCCGGCGTAGTCCGGCCGCTTCTTGAGCACGGTTTCCAGATATTCCTCCAGCACCAGCTTGTCCTGCACGGGATCCTTGACGATCGCTCCGACGAGGCTGGCGGCCAGGCCTTCAGCGCCGAGCTTGCCGCTGTCGAACCAGGCCGCCTGGCTGAGCCCGCCGACCATGGTGGCGATGGCTTCGGCCGTGGACAGCGACCCGGAGGGCGTCTTCAGTGTCACCTTGCCGTCCGCCGTTGCACCTGAACGCAACTCGCGGAAAATGGTCAGCACGCGGGCGATCTCCTCGCCGACATTCTTCGGCACCGGCAGGTCGAGACCGCCGGCCATCTCGCCAACGCGCTTGGAGACGATCGCCACCTCCTCCGCCATGTCTTCGGGCAAGGGCAGCACGACGACATTGAAGCGGCGCTTCAGCGCCGAGGACAATTCGTTGACGCCCTTGTCGCGGTTGTTGGCGGTGGCGATGATGTTGAAGCCGCGCTGCGCGTAGATCGAGGTGTTGAGCTCGGGGATCGGCATCATCTTTTCGGACAGCACGGTGATCAGCGTGTCCTGCACATCAGAACCCATGCGCGTCAGCTCCTCGAGGCGGCAGAGCTTGCCGTCCTGCATGGCGCGGTAGAGCGGCGTCGGCACCAGCGCCTCCTGGCTCGGGCCTTTGGCCAGAAGCTGCGCGTAGTTCCAGCCATAGCGGATCTGGTTCTCGTCGGTGCCGGCCGTGCACTGCACAATCAGCGTCGAGTCGCCCATGATGGCGGCGGCGAGATGCTCCGACACCCAGGATTTGGCGGTGCCGGGAACACCGAGCAGCAACAGCGCGCGGTCGGTGGCAAGCGTCGCCACGGCGGTCTCCATCAATCGGCGGCGGCCGACATATTTGGGCGTGATCAGCGTGCCGTCGTCAGCCTTTCCGCCGAGGAGATAGGTCAGCACCGCCTTTGGCGACAGGCTCCAGCCGGCGGGCCTTTGCCGGTCGTCATTGCGCGCGAGCGCCTGCAATTCGCCGGCGTAGGCCTGCTCGACCGGAAGACGGATGGCTGCGTTCATTTGCTGTTCTCCGCATGGATCATGTGTTGGTTCAAGGCCCGGCCAGGGATGCGTTGAGGCGCAGAAGAGCGAGCGAAGGCGCTGCCGGCGCCATGCCGGCCGCGACGACATCGCCGATCAATTTTTCCGCCGCCTCC from Mesorhizobium sp. 113-3-3 encodes the following:
- a CDS encoding ATP-binding protein, whose product is MNAAIRLPVEQAYAGELQALARNDDRQRPAGWSLSPKAVLTYLLGGKADDGTLITPKYVGRRRLMETAVATLATDRALLLLGVPGTAKSWVSEHLAAAIMGDSTLIVQCTAGTDENQIRYGWNYAQLLAKGPSQEALVPTPLYRAMQDGKLCRLEELTRMGSDVQDTLITVLSEKMMPIPELNTSIYAQRGFNIIATANNRDKGVNELSSALKRRFNVVVLPLPEDMAEEVAIVSKRVGEMAGGLDLPVPKNVGEEIARVLTIFRELRSGATADGKVTLKTPSGSLSTAEAIATMVGGLSQAAWFDSGKLGAEGLAASLVGAIVKDPVQDKLVLEEYLETVLKKRPDYAGYYAALNAAI
- a CDS encoding VWA domain-containing protein; the encoded protein is MDDDVDIGETAPAGDDRERRWRLAIGADDESSSALSDNDKRLSAALDALYGDGAGDAAADPRKRRGGLGRSAPKVAQWMGDIRSFFPAQVVQIVQKDAFERLNLKQMLMEPEFLKAIEADVNLVADLISLRSVMPAKTKDIARNIIADIVAKLMQRLEQKTAEAIRGALDRSQRTNRPRQRDIDWPRTITANLRHYQAEHKTIVPEKLVGFMRKQRRLVDLDEVVLCVDQSGSMASSVIYASIFAAVMASLPVVRTKLVCFDTAIVDLTEELSDPVEVLFGVQLGGGTDINQAVAYCADRIERPTKSHMVLITDLYEGGNGQELLQRLAALVRLGVNVVVLLALTDQGRPGYDPKMAGSVAALGIPVFACTPDLFPDMMAAALRREDVGAWAASADIKLVRAEDANPAADA
- a CDS encoding DUF5682 family protein codes for the protein MALSDVSYFGIRHHGPGSADSLMQALQELKPVAVLIEGPADASALLPLLARPEMQPPVALLCYPEDDPASTSFWPFAEFSPEYQATLWAVANKAAVRFIDLPSSARVASVEAAEKADGTEVPVEAETAPHLRDPIGTLAQAAGYEDGESWWADIIEQNPEPGPIFAAIADAMTTLREGEGPLAEFEAKREAHMRLEIAAARKEFDGPIAVVCGAFHVPALQATRPLKEDQAILKGLARRKATMTWAPWTGPRLALGFGYGAGVVAPGWCKHLWRTRGRHDAATLWLAMIAAVLRAKGHMVSTASLIEAERLARALAAIRERPKPGFEELRDAAIAALFNGEAVLWALVEAELLLGADVGEIPPDTPLAPLIEDLQRNQKAARLKPEALERELSVDLRSDSGLFRSTLLHRLNVLGVQWGKLTDSGRSRGTFRERWTLSWEPEYAVRLVENLVHGPTIEKAANGRLIQMIGASTSLDALAALVQGAITANLSEASTAGLAALEERAARSSECLEILASVPPLADIIRYGEARKTETARLSGLLERLIIEGGIALPYAARDLDNQASSALVGAMRKADEAIKLVEPEQDVLDAWRNGLAAVLDGSRSTALVAGCAAHLLYEAGHLSAEAAAGLIERRLSPGTPVAEAAGFFEGFFSAAGQRLIYDESLRGAVDAWLKSLDEDAFIAHLPLLRRVFSHLDSMERRRLIEAVLGRVRRLPAGLTPTPNGDEAWRRHLERLGPLLMGGNGNG